The following coding sequences are from one Motacilla alba alba isolate MOTALB_02 chromosome 4, Motacilla_alba_V1.0_pri, whole genome shotgun sequence window:
- the CD38 gene encoding ADP-ribosyl cyclase/cyclic ADP-ribose hydrolase 1, with product MPLQQGSARMRQRTVLLVGIAVLLAALVLAVVLASLLTHGRHEVTPKMLKWQDRGTTKNLQEVILGRCYNFITAQHPELGDKDCLKIWESLKDAFIYKNPCNITPEDYQPLMELASHPIPCNKSLFWSKTGDLVHRYTKSNQNFLTLEDTLLGYMADRVSWCGDPSAPGINYESCPKRNECESNPGSVFWKMASKMFAEAACGVVQVMLNGSVEAGAFRSSSIFGSIEIFNLDPDKVTEVHIWLMQNIGGPQSESCSGRSIQRLISILEERNFKIICEDNYRPVQLLQCVHNPDHADCRLCTNSSAIP from the exons ATGCCGCTGCAGCAGGGCTCGGCCCGCATGCGGCAGCGCACGGTGCTCCTGGTGGGCATCGCCGTCCTGCTGGCCGCCCTCGTCCTCGCCGTCGTGCTGGCCTCTCTCCTGACCCACGGAAGGCACGAGGTCACTCCCAAAATGCTTAAGTGGCAGGACAGGGGGACCACGAAGAACTTGCAAGAAGTTATTCTGGGAAGATGCTACAACTTCATCACGGcgcagcacccagagctggg AGATAAGGATTGTCTAAAAATATGGGAATCATTAAAAGATGCCTTCATTTACAAGAACCCCTGTAACATCACACCAGAAGATTATCAGCCTTTAATGGAGCTAGCGAGCCATCCTATACCCTGCAACAAG TCACTGTTTTGGAGCAAGACAGGTGACCTCGTTCATCGTTACACAAAATCCAATCAAAATTTCCTTACCTTGGAGGACACCTTGCTGGGTTATATGGCTGATAGAGTTTCGTGGTGTGGAGACCCCTCTGCCCCAG GAATCAACTATGAATCTTGTCCAAAACGAAATGAATGTGAGAGCAACCCCGGCTCTGTGTTCTGGAAAATGGCATCCAAGATG TTTGCAGAAGCAGCATGTGGTGTGGTGCAAGTGATGCTCAATGGATCAGTAGAAGCTGGAGCTTTCAGAAGCAGCAG CATTTTTGGAAGTATTGAGATCTTTAACCTGGATCCAGATAAAGTCACTGAAGTGCACATTTGGCTTATGCAGAACATTGGTGGACCTCAAAG TGAATCCTGCTCAGGTCGGTCCATTCAGAGGTTAATCAGCATTTTGGAAGAACGAAACTTTAAGATCATCTGTGAAGACAATTACAG gcctgttcagctgcttcagtgtgtgcaTAACCCAGACCACGCAGACTGCAGGCTTTGCACCAACAGCTCAGCAATTCCATGA